A stretch of the Vanacampus margaritifer isolate UIUO_Vmar chromosome 6, RoL_Vmar_1.0, whole genome shotgun sequence genome encodes the following:
- the cep290 gene encoding centrosomal protein of 290 kDa isoform X1 has protein sequence MAVTVTLEWDEMRRIEPQSLHECDRDELDEMVTRLTSTDEFGVERQAQEEIVHVLRVFQALLKMKHQEASLAEQLIEEQEKNENKLQAKMLRLEEDLKYAKSADGGSGTDNRFLRNEIRQLETQLEQKEKEVTHLKREMGGSKKTIEELVLRAEAAEDETKTLKREIKKLKKKNTQLQRDVDFYHGELERKESDASKEENAETQRKLSSANRQLSQCLDDLQQAEDEISRLKEDNLHMQKCVMESAKEMEKMSDEYNQIKIAVHQCDSLTDQLKKDRDRAELQVKELTQKINYMTEEDDPIIAAVDAKVDQWKKVLSEKDEEISVYQQMIRDLQHKLRVAQLDLDRSNIIALQQAVEERDDQIKNLREQVEQFTGEMEKQTLLMEGLKVPKKEGGALLQQRKMEELTSKLDAAEMRAAEAVEALRRAEAHAEEKDQELIEASKRLREYERGTYGLEEAISENKECKSQIQRRDLEIESVTKEINQAYMTINQLTEENEDFRERLGYEPKQEVDLGEFRRARDLKQRQYKAENQILAKEIERLEEERLEMKKQVRLLAKQRGLPPSILMEDDVSQTTRRLTTCTDEELRAKNEQLEEEVKMHKRQMERHKTELELKFEQLSKEKGDVEATLKDVLQALKAKETSPSDADSGISGLVDVKNVMGKHLTSDLKSQFHELVGRNEELRRELKSIRKEATGSIAQLAAAKERMSHLEDKLEDLKKSGGGLFQPLTLPEGLETSSMEVINSLNEYVIRLLQEFQNQENTRDKLMANLEEYKEKFAIINHKQGLLYEEYLSEKSQWEKEKEALTSTRTKLEEKQQLDSVKLQQFSELLEALEKDPEEVKRHLSESLRKLTMSKVNEQKLARRCTTLMEQEQHLRKENGRLRDADVQMQTAVTERIGYLLRYKEAAAYRMAALQKALDDSVPASDLEKANRQYTELTVKYRDVLQRDGLLVKRTTNLEDLESENASLRGHMAAINKELEITKEKLHTLEHAWENARLEMGEGDVEKDPGEGASAARRMATLEMKELNERQRAEHAAAMYERLRNSLSKVEERNSELEAKFAEMTKMNVEAQHVERELRDELADCVTKAASDADRARIGQLEAVEAQLRSELSKLREVSDIAMKQASVFQARQHSKDKEVESLKRQILDYQSQSDEKALVAKLHQHIVALQLSESDALAKLSTFATHNRQLEALLRRAEQRLDTGERTLFLAHQEASSRCRRLRQTVQSLRRQFAGALPLQQQEKFSSTLVGLQEERAKACHERRRAEEERRMAEGRAEELELRLGGLEELCATLKDAKGAQKVREWHKRMEEAHLQELRKSREVTMQKEEIRYLKNLLEEQERNIHSLGEEIVQQNMIQEERQLAWDQRELELERQLDQHENHQEIQGGTEKVDSPSYLPDTNLPLAQQLEFAMRKISEQVDAISNMQAAGTRLDEKLKKKEADLRKSEQNVASRDKVINELRLRLPSVVASGGHLLADTSERDGEALKLVHKTIKDLQGRLDKKDGVLKKYQNQLTQAVKDQEELIKRHEEELRMLYQKLDSNDDSTLDRLKQQAAEMMKKPSIVVPTSKHLDRMAELEQTVIEQDMSLISVTNKMKMAAVELEELKMAMDTQANKHADDMTRLKESHVVEVEDLALETKNQKREITELKKEIDSLQNELESQKEANVLSPSNTMKNLVERLRLQLVHKEKQIKALSKVLLELRTQMTSAAEQQVLANAVQTEEKLNVQKLVDKHTKELKAHVLELNNELQMAKESAKKNENSLRKEVDNLNQELQKSQNHQRTLQAKKVAGEQEIQELQKQVKRLSSCIQNQPVLDAKGPTIEKLQKKIRKLESDLEKSAEIQRVNQGKSKEEILLWEEGKKWQSKLEKVKNALKDKEQENNSLSKQLSAIKDLYSRLERERSVLQRKTKARGVTADQVAGARRDELDKDLEELMKKNAELETQLIATKQQQALMRDAAVEDLTRRNHHLEERLRAVENQTSPSRPPSDSSNVKGKNLQAFKGMTFDVDNRQWEVIAEHQADESRCCSMSPQVNTKTPDKTECETDAEENTTNIEAAKKQTGEQNDVEDADEMEAKGSKGNSVIQDGSEIAEPGSEGCESVSSAQGSEIKNNINKDDFAGQESDKDEGEPGAEKPERTDQDEMSTRKVTAHILDMTEYDKASQNLDSTIRKQMDDAVLKPESSSQIHQKASEKDAVTPGDMDLKKENLKLASENLELRLQLAQANIDLPRLKSKVADQEEMFGVLKKERADLQKRLANTKAGYNGKTVPELEKTIHLMKKVVERLQKENEALKKTATIKSQDKTLEQEHKMLQAEYDKVKREHEAEVRKLESKCRGLEKIVMENERLRKQLKREVEAAEKLRVSKTTIELGCEKLEVELEETKQRLRDALSRPAIEVTGGKAAKVSVVTRMFENKMKELEKELSMKTSSLAELKHKLKEANLREETAQNRIRRLEDHVDKLVHSSPHTEADVSKQMSDLRKENAEFKKRLDDYTEQHSGVSKHDTDNRKLKGLLKLAEVEKSKLESKVQQLKDELGKLDAAFFDEIEDLKYNYNVEVKKNVVLEAQLRKSCDRTSRATLS, from the exons ATGGCCGTGACTGTTACTCTCGAGTGGGATGAGATGAGGAGGATCGAACCGCAGAGCCTCCACGAATGTGACAGAGATGAATTGGACGAAATGGTCACGCGGCTCACATCG ACGGACGAGTTTGGGGTGGAGCGTCAAGCTCAGGAAGAAATCGTCCACGTGCTGCGAGTGTTTCAGGCCCTGCTCAAG ATGAAACATCAGGAAGCATCTCTTGCTGAGCAGTTGATagaagaacaagaaaaaaatg AAAATAAACTTCAAGCCAAGATGTTGAGACTGGAGGAAGACCTCAAG TACGCCAAGAGTGCTGATGGTGGCAGCGGGACAGACAACCGCTTCTTGAGGAATGAAATCCGTCAGCTGGAGACACAACTGGAACAGAAGGAAAAGGAGGTGACGCACTTGAAGAGGGAGATGGGAGGAAGCAAGAAGACCATCGAGGAG TTGGTCCTGCGAGCAGAAGCGGCTGAAGACGAGACAAAGACATTGAAAAGAGAA ATAAAAAAGCTCAAGAAGAAG AACACGCAGCTCCAGCGGGATGTGGACTTTTATCATGGAGAGTTGGAGCGAAAGGAGTCAGATGCGTCCAAAGAGGAGAATGCCGAAACTCAGAGGAAGCTCAGCTCAGCCAACCGCCAGCTTTCCCAGTGCCTGGACGACTTGCAG CAAGCAGAGGACGAGATCTCACGGCTGAAGGAAGACAACCTCCACATGCAGAAATGTGTGATGGAGTCAGCCAAGGAGATGGAAAAGATGAGTGATGAATACAACCAGATCAAAATAGCCGTCCATCAGTGCGACTCCTTGACAGACCAACTTAAAAAAGACAGAGATCGCGCTGAGCTGCAG GTCAAGGAACTGACACAGAAGATTAACTACATGACAGAAGAGGACGACCCCATTATTGCTGCAGTGGATGCTAAAGTGGACCAATGGAAG AAAGTGCTCTCTGAAAAGGACGAGGAGATTTCAGTGTATCAGCAGATGATTCGTGACCTTCAGCACAAGTTGCGTGTGGCCCAGTTGGACTTGGACAGAAGCAACATTATAGCCTTGCAGCAG GCCGTAGAGGAGCGAGATGATCAGATAAAGAACTTGAGAGAGCAAGTGGAGCAGTTTACAGGCGAAATGGAGAAACAGACACTGCTCATGGAGGGTCTGAAGGTGCCCAAAAAGGAAGGTGGAG CACTGCTGCAGCAGAGAAAGATGGAGGAGCTCACATCCAAGCTGGATGCTGCTGAGATGAGAGCAGCAGAAGCGGTGGAGGCTTTGAGACGAGCTGAAGCTCACGCCGAGGAAAAAGACCAAGAGCTAATCGAGGCCTCGAAGCGCCTGAGGGAGTACGAGCGT GGCACGTACGGCCTGGAAGAAGCCATCAGCGAGAACAAGGAGTGTAAAAGTCAAATCCAAAGGAGAGATTTGGAAATAGAATCCGTGACCAAAGAAATCAACCAAGCGTACATGACAATCAACCAGCTCACAGAGGAAAATGAGGACTTCCGGGAAAGACTGG GCTATGAGCCCAAACAAGAAGTGGACCTGGGCGAGTTCAGACGAGCTAGAGACCTTAAGCAACGGCAATACAAAGCCGAAAATCAAATACTCGCTAAAGAG ATTGAACGTCTTGAAGAGGAACGACTGGAGATGAAGAAACAAGTCAGACTCCTGGCCAAACAGAGAG ggcTGCCACCATCCATCTTGATGGAGGACGATGTCTCACAAACCACAAGAAGGCTGACAACTTGCACAGATGAAGAGCTCCGAGCCAAG AATGAACAGCTGGAGGAAGAAGTCAAAATGCATAAGAGACAAATGGAGAGGCACAAGACTGAGTTGGAACTCAAGT TTGAGCAGCTTTCCAAGGAGAAAGGAGATGTGGAGGCTACACTCAAGGACGTCCTCCAGGCTTTGAAGGCCAAGGAGACCAGTCCATCTGACGCCGACTCTGGTATTTCCGGTCTAGTGGAT GTAAAGAATGTCATGGGAAAGCATCTGACTTCAGACCTCAAATCTCAATTCCACGAGCTAGTGGGCAGAAATGAGGAGCTGCGCCGAGAACTGAAGTCCATCCGCAAGGAAGCGACTGGCAGCATCGCTCAACTCGCCGCCGCAAAAGAGAGG ATGAGTCACCTGGAAGACAAGCTGGAGGATCTCAAGAAGTCGGGCGGCGGCCTCTTCCAGCCACTGACCCTCCCTGAGGGTCTGGAAACCAGCAGCATGGAGGTCATCAACTCTTTGAACGAGTATGTCATTCGGCTGCTTCAG GAATTCCAGAACCAGGAGAATACACGGGACAAGCTGATGGCAAACCTGGAAGAATACAAAGAAAAGTTTGCCATTATTAACCACAAGCAAGGTCTTCTGTATGAGGAATATCTCAG TGAGAAGTCGCAATGGGAGAAGGAGAAAGAAGCTTTAACAAGCACAAGAACCAAACTTGAGGAAAAGCAGCAGTTGGACTCTGTAAAACTCCAGCAATTTAGT GAACTACTAGAAGCCCTTGAGAAGGACCCTGAGGAAGTCAAGCGGCATCTGAGTGAGTCACTGCGCAAGCTGACCATGTCCAAAGTCAACGAGCAGAAGTTAGCTCGACGCTGCACCACCCTGATGGAGCAGGAGCAACACCTGCGCAAGGAAAATGGCCGGCTGAGGGACGCCGATGTTCAAATGCAGACTGCTGTCACGGAGAGGATCGGCTACCTGCTCAGATACAAG GAAGCTGCAGCGTACAGGATGGCGGCTCTGCAGAAGGCCTTGGACGACAGCGTGCCGGCGTCGGACCTGGAGAAGGCCAACAGGCAGTACACGGAGCTCACCGTCAAATACAGAGACGTGCTACAGAGAGACGGACTGCTCGTCAAGAGGACCACAAACTTGGAAGATTTGGAG AGTGAGAATGCATCTCTACGAGGACACATGGCCGCTATCAACAAGGAGCTGGAGATCACCAAGGAAAAGCTGCACACGCTGGAGCACGCGTGGGAGAACGCGAGATTGGAAATGGGTGAGGGCGATGTGGAGAAGGACCCCGGTGAGGGAGCATCGGCCGCCCGTAGGATGGCCACGCTGGAGATGAAGGAGCTGAACGAGCGTCAAAGGGCGGAGCACGCCGCCGCCATGTATGAACGGCTGAGGAACTCACTCAGCAAGGTGGAGGAGCGCAACAGTGAGCTGGAGGCCAAGTTTGCTGAG ATGACCAAAATGAACGTGGAGGCACAACATGTGGAGCGAGAGCTGAGGGACGAGCTTGCTGACTGCGTCACAAAAGCAGCCAGCGATGCTGACCGGGCAAGGATCGGACAGCTGGAGGCCGTCGAGGCACAACTGCGCTCCGAGCTTTCAAA GCTTCGGGAGGTTTCCGACATTGCCATGAAACAAGCCTCAGTTTTCCAGGCCAGACAACATTCTAAAGACAAGGAGGTGGAATCTTTGAAGAGGCAAATTTTAGACTACCAG TCTCAATCGGACGAGAAAGCCCTGGTGGCCAAGCTCCACCAACACATCGTGGCTCTACAGCTCAGCGAGTCAGACGCCTTGGCTAAGCTGTCCACTTTCGCGACCCACAACCGCCAGTTGGAGGCCCTCCTGCGGCGCGCCGAGCAGCGTCTGGACACCGGCGAGCGAACGCTGTTCCTGGCCCACCAGGAGGCCAGCAGCCGGTGCCGGCGTCTGCGGCAGACGGTACAGTCGCTGCGGCGGCAGTTTGCTGGCGCGCTGCCACTGCAGCAGCAGGAGAAGTTTTCATCCACCCTGGTAGGGCTCCAGGAGGAGAGGGCAAAGGCGTGCCATGAGAGGAGGAGGGCAGAGGAGGAGCGCAGGATGGCGGAGGGCCGGGCGGAGGAGCTGGAGTTGAGGCTCGGAGGCCTGGAGGAGCTTTGCGCCACGTTGAAGGATGCCAAAGGGGCCCAGAAG GTACGCGAGTGGCACAAGAGAATGGAAGAGGCCCATCTGCAGGAGCTGAGGAAAAGCAGGGAGGTGACAATGCAGAAGGAGGAGATCCGGTACCTGAAGAACCTACTAGAGGAACAGGAGAGAAACATCCACTCACTCGGCGAGGAGATTGTGCAGCAAAATATG ATTCAAGAAGAGCGCCAGCTTGCGTGGGACCAGCGAGAGTTGGAATTGGAGCGTCAGCTGGACCAGCACGAAAACCACCAGGAGATACAGGGAGGCACTGAAAAG GTAGATTCCCCCAGCTACCTCCCAGACACAAATCTACCTCTCGCTCAACAACTCGAATTTGCCATGAGAAAAATCAGCGAGCAAGTTGATGCCATCTCGAACATGCAGGCCGCTGGCACACGTTTGGATGAG AAACTGAAGAAGAAGGAAGCAGATTTGAGAAAGTCCGAACAGAACGTGGCATCCAGGGATAAAGTCATCAATGAGCTGCGTCTCCGCCTACCGAGCGTTGTCGCTAGTGGTGGGCATCTACTGGCGGACACTTCTGAGCGTGACGGAGAAGCACTCAAACTGGTGCACAAGACCATCAAAGACCTCCAAGGACGACTGGACAAGAAAGATGGTGTGCTCAAGAAGTACCAGAACCAGCTGACACAAGCTGTAAAG GATCAAGAGGAGCTGATCAAAAGGCACGAAGAGGAGCTGAGGATGCTTTATCAGAAGCTAGATTCCAACGATGACTCCACCCTGGACCGCCTCAAACAGCAGGCAGCG GAGATGATGAAAAAGCCCAGCATCGTAGTGCCTACCTCCAAACACTTGGACCGCATGGCTGAGTTGGAGCAGACTGTGATCGAGCAGGACATGTCGCTCATATCAGTCACAAATAAGATGAAGATGGCCGCCGTGGAGTTGGAGGAATTGAAGATGGCCATGGATACGCAGGCCAACAAACACGCCGATGACATGACCAG GTTGAAGGAGTCTCATGTTGTAGAGGTGGAAGATCTGGCCTTGGAGACCAAAAACCAGAAGAGAGAAATAACAGAGCTGAAGAAGGAGATTGACTCCCTCCAGAACGAGCTGGAGAGTCAAAAGGAGGCCAACGTTCTGTCCCCAAGCAACACCATGAAAAACTTGGTGGAACGCCTAAGGCTTCAGCTGGTCCACAAGGAGAAGCAGATCAAG GCTCTCAGCAAAGTTCTCTTAGAACTGCGGACTCAGATGACGTCTGCTGCTGAACAACAAGTCTTGGCCAACGCCGTACAGACCGAGGAGAAGCTCAATGTACAGAAGTTAGTCGACAAGCACACCAAAGAACTGAAG GCTCATGTGCTAGAGCTCAACAATGAGCTACAAATGGCAAAGGAATCAGCCAAGAAAAACGAGAACAGCCTCAGAAAGGAGGTGGACAATCTGAACCAAGAGCTCCAGAAGAGCCAGAACCATCAGAGGACCCTTCAAGCGAAGAAAGTGGCTGGAGAACAGGAAATACAGGAACTCCAGAAGCAAGTCAAGAGGCTCAGCAGCTGCATTcag AATCAACCTGTGCTGGACGCGAAGGGGCCAACCATTGAGAAACTGCAGAAAAAGATCAGGAAGTTGGAGTCAGACTTGGAGAAGAGTGCTGAAATCCAGAGAGTCAATCAGGGAAAG AGCAAAGAGGAAATACTGCTGTGGGAGGAGGGTAAGAAGTGGCAGTCCAAGCTTGAGAAGGTGAAAAATGCGTTGAAGGACAAGGAACAAGAAAATAACTCGCTGTCCAAACAGCTGAGCGCCATAAAAGACCTCTACAGCAG ACTAGAGCGAGAAAGGAGCGTGCTGCAGAGAAAAACAAAGGCTCGAGGAGTGACAGCAGACCAGGTGGCGGGAGCGAGACGAGATGAGCTGGACAAGGACCTCGAGGAGCTGATGAAAAAGAATGCAGAGCTGGAGACTCAGCTGATTGCCACAAA GCAGCAGCAGGCTCTAATGCGTGACGCCGCAGTGGAAGATCTGACTCGGAGGAACCACCATCTGGAGGAAAGACTGCGAGCCGTAGAGAACCAGACATCTCCCTCAAGACCGCCT TCGGATTCGTCCAATGTAAAGGGGAAAAACTTGCAGGCTTTCAAAGGTATGACTTTTGATGTTGACAACCGGCAATGGGAAGTGATTGCAGAGCACCAAGCAGATGAATCACGGTGCTGCTCCATGAGCCCCCAAGTCAACACGAAAACCCCTGACAAGACTGAGTGTGAAACCGACGCTGAAGAAAACACTACTAACATTGAGGCAGCCAAAAAGCAGACAGGAGAACAAAACGATGTAGAGGACGCAGATGAGATGGAAGCAAAGGGAAGTAAAGGGAATTCTGTCATACAAGATGGTTCGGAAATTGCAGAGCCTGGATCTGAAGGTTGTGAATCAGTGTCCTCTGCACAAGGaagtgaaattaaaaacaatataaataaagatgacttcgCTGGTCAAGAAAGTGATAAAGATGAAGGGGAACCAGGTGCAGAAAAGCCTGAGAGGACAGACCAAGATGAAATGTCTACAAGGAAGGTAACGGCACATATTCTAGATATGACTGAATATGACAAAGCAAGCCAAAACCTCGACAGCACTATCAGGAAGCAAATGGATGATGCTGTGCTAAAGCCAGAAAGCAGTTCGCAAATACATCAGAAG GCATCAGAGAAAGATGCAGTGACACCGGGAGACATGGACCTCAAGAAGGAAAATCTCAAACTGGCTTCAGAGAATCTGGAGCTCCGTCTCCAACTGGCACAGGCCAACATCGACCTGCCAAGGCTGAAG AGTAAAGTTGCAGACCAAGAAGAGATGTTCGGCGTTTTAAAAAAGGAACGTGCCGATTTGCAGAAGAGGCTGGCCAATACCAAG GCCGGCTACAACGGCAAAACTGTACCTGAACTCGAGAAAACCATTCACTTGATGAAAAAGGTGGTGGAGAggttacaaaaggaaaatgagGCACTAAAGAAAACCGCCACAATAAAGAGTCAAGACAAGACTTTGGAGCAAGAACACAAAATGCTACAG GCCGAATACGACAAAGTAAAGCGTGAACATGAAGCAGAGGTTCGCAAATTGGAATCTAAATGCAGAGGCCTGGAGAAGATAGTGATGGAGAATGAACGTCTGCGGAAGCAACTTAAAAGG GAAGTGGAGGCCGCAGAGAAGCTGCGAGTGTCCAAGACCACCATAGAGCTGGGCTGCGAGAAGCTGGAGGTCGAGCTGGAGGAAACCAAGCAAAGACTCCGAGACGCACTGTCGAGACCCGCCATAGAAGTAACTGGCGGCAAGGCCGCCAAGGTGTCTGTGGTGACTCG AATGTTCGAGAACAAGATGAAGGAGCTTGAGAAGGAACTCTCAATGAAAACCTCAAGCCTAGCTGAACTTAAACACAAGTTGAAGGAGGCAAATTTACGTGAAGAGACGGCGCAGAACCGCATCCGGCGACTTGAAGATCAT GTTGACAAATTGGTTCACAGTAGTCCACATACAGAAGCAGATGTCTCCAAGCAAATGAG TGATTTGAGGAAAGAGAACgcagagtttaaaaaaagactgGATGATTACACCGAGCAGCACAGTGGGGTATCCAAACACGACACAG ATAACAGGAAGCTGAAAGGTCTTCTTAAGTTGGCGGAGGTGGAGAAAAGCAAACTGGAATCCAAAGTCCAACAGCTGAAGGACGAATTGGGCAAGTTGGACGCCGCCTTCTTCGATGAGATCGAGGACTTGAAGTACAACTATAATGTGGAGGTGAAGAAGAACGTCGTGCTGGAGGCGCAGCTCAGGAAATCGTGTGATCGCACCTCAAGAGCTACCCTCAGTTGA